The proteins below come from a single Oscillatoria salina IIICB1 genomic window:
- a CDS encoding BrnT family toxin, with product MNLQFEWDDQKASLNFKKHGIDFEEAKTVFKDPLAYIFDDEWHSVGEKREIIIGHDDKNHLVLVCYTEKNQIIRIISARLATKKERQDYEKYRQF from the coding sequence ATGAACTTACAGTTTGAGTGGGATGACCAAAAAGCTTCACTAAACTTCAAAAAGCACGGTATTGACTTTGAAGAAGCCAAAACTGTTTTTAAAGATCCCCTAGCCTATATCTTTGATGATGAGTGGCATTCTGTCGGCGAAAAACGAGAAATTATTATTGGACATGATGACAAAAATCACCTTGTCTTAGTTTGCTATACCGAAAAAAACCAAATAATTCGTATTATCAGCGCACGTTTGGCAACCAAAAAAGAACGTCAAGATTATGAAAAATACAGGCAATTTTGA
- a CDS encoding ABC transporter permease subunit, with amino-acid sequence MSLLLESIVNGLSIGSVLLIAALGLAIVFGLMGVINLAHGELMMLGAYATFVVQNAFKGFGEPWFSLYIFFAIPVAFLVAALVGLALEKGVIRFLYGRPLETLLATWGVSLILRQFVRSVNWVMIIGIGVFCLLFFGSLWALRRYSDWQRIKKWASVIMLIYSLGIGILSGFLIGKTDNEVLTRPWFSARNVDVTAPEWLRGGLPIAGFQLAYTRLLIIILTILCLLGVYWFLNRSNWGLRIRAVTQNRSMSACLGIPTEKVDALTFALGSGLAGIAGCAISFLGSVGPNTGQNYIVDTFMVVVVGGVGNLLGTILAALAIGTISYLIGSGTIALLLAPVASLQPLVGFFEFFATASMAKVMVFALIIAFLQFRPAGIFPQKGRMADA; translated from the coding sequence GTGTCACTATTACTCGAATCTATTGTTAATGGTCTTAGTATCGGTTCAGTGCTGCTAATTGCCGCTTTGGGACTGGCTATTGTTTTTGGTTTGATGGGTGTAATTAATCTCGCTCACGGTGAGTTAATGATGCTAGGAGCATACGCAACTTTTGTTGTCCAAAATGCGTTCAAAGGTTTCGGCGAACCCTGGTTTAGTCTTTATATTTTCTTTGCTATTCCTGTTGCTTTTTTAGTCGCGGCTTTAGTAGGTTTAGCTTTAGAAAAAGGTGTAATTCGCTTTCTCTACGGACGACCTTTGGAAACTTTGTTAGCGACTTGGGGCGTAAGTTTGATTTTGCGGCAATTTGTTCGTAGTGTTAATTGGGTGATGATTATTGGGATTGGTGTATTTTGTCTGTTATTTTTTGGTTCTCTCTGGGCTTTACGCCGTTACTCAGATTGGCAAAGAATTAAAAAATGGGCAAGTGTAATTATGTTGATTTACTCGCTGGGAATTGGTATTTTAAGCGGGTTTTTAATTGGCAAAACTGATAATGAAGTTTTAACAAGACCTTGGTTTAGTGCGAGAAATGTTGACGTTACTGCCCCGGAATGGCTGCGCGGTGGATTGCCGATCGCGGGTTTTCAATTAGCTTATACTCGCTTGTTAATTATAATTTTGACAATTCTTTGTTTATTGGGAGTTTATTGGTTTTTAAATCGTTCTAATTGGGGTTTGCGAATTCGCGCGGTAACTCAAAATCGCAGCATGAGTGCTTGTTTGGGAATTCCCACAGAAAAGGTAGATGCGCTAACATTTGCACTCGGTTCTGGGTTAGCAGGAATTGCTGGTTGTGCGATTAGTTTTTTGGGTTCTGTTGGACCGAATACCGGACAAAATTACATTGTCGATACGTTTATGGTAGTGGTTGTCGGTGGTGTAGGGAATTTGCTGGGGACAATTTTAGCAGCTTTAGCGATCGGGACAATTAGTTATTTAATTGGTTCGGGAACGATCGCGTTATTACTCGCACCAGTAGCATCTCTTCAGCCGTTGGTTGGGTTTTTTGAATTTTTTGCTACAGCAAGTATGGCAAAGGTTATGGTATTTGCTTTAATTATCGCCTTTTTACAGTTCCGACCTGCGGGAATTTTCCCTCAGAAAGGACGCATGGCGGATGCTTAG
- a CDS encoding NAD-dependent epimerase/dehydratase family protein: protein MTPKRILLTGATGCIGHYIAEAIVQETEHELFLLVRNRDRLKFDYEARPGVTILEADLRAIDRFNDLLKTINVAILAATAWGGSAEVFDINVAKTVRLLELLDPLICEQAIYFSTASILDRDNRLLTEAKQLGTDYIRSKYDCFCRLSRLQLAPKITALFPTLVFGGDENKPYSHLSSGLPGVVKWINLIRWFKAEGSFHFIHARDIAKVVVHLIEHPEAKDFLDEKENVREITKVILGNPSITVNEAIEELCAYFGKKIYFRIPLTDWLANFLIAVFNIQMAAWDRFCFRYRHFTYRHPVHPTTFGLPSYCPTLTDVLKVRGIPSGKSSQTVITEELRASEEE, encoded by the coding sequence ATGACCCCCAAGCGGATTTTATTGACAGGTGCTACTGGCTGTATTGGTCATTACATCGCCGAAGCGATCGTTCAAGAAACCGAACACGAGTTATTCTTGTTGGTGAGGAATCGCGATCGCTTGAAGTTTGACTATGAAGCACGTCCAGGTGTAACAATTTTAGAAGCAGATCTGCGGGCGATCGACCGTTTTAACGATTTGCTGAAAACAATTAACGTGGCGATTCTAGCAGCAACCGCTTGGGGTGGTTCGGCGGAAGTTTTTGATATTAATGTTGCGAAAACTGTACGCTTACTAGAGTTACTCGATCCTTTGATTTGCGAACAAGCGATTTATTTCTCTACAGCTTCAATTTTGGATCGAGATAATCGTTTATTAACTGAAGCAAAGCAGTTAGGGACAGACTACATTCGTTCTAAATATGACTGTTTTTGTCGTTTGTCTCGACTGCAACTTGCACCGAAAATTACCGCCCTTTTTCCAACTTTAGTTTTCGGTGGAGACGAGAATAAACCTTATTCTCATCTTTCTTCTGGTTTGCCAGGAGTGGTAAAGTGGATTAACTTAATTCGCTGGTTCAAAGCTGAGGGAAGTTTCCACTTTATCCATGCTAGGGATATTGCGAAAGTAGTCGTTCATTTAATCGAACATCCAGAAGCAAAAGATTTCCTCGACGAAAAAGAAAACGTCCGGGAAATTACTAAAGTTATTTTAGGTAATCCCTCAATTACAGTTAACGAAGCAATCGAAGAACTTTGTGCTTATTTTGGCAAAAAGATATACTTCCGCATTCCTTTAACTGATTGGTTGGCAAATTTCTTAATTGCGGTGTTTAATATCCAAATGGCAGCCTGGGATCGCTTTTGTTTCCGTTATCGTCATTTTACTTATCGCCATCCCGTACATCCAACTACATTCGGTTTGCCTAGTTATTGTCCTACGTTAACTGATGTTTTGAAAGTCCGAGGAATTCCTTCGGGTAAAAGTAGTCAAACTGTAATCACAGAGGAATTAAGAGCAAGCGAAGAAGAATGA
- the ureG gene encoding urease accessory protein UreG, which translates to MSKLRVGIAGPVGSGKTALLDALCKSLRDEYQIAVVTNDIYTQEDAQFLVRSEALSGDRILGVETGGCPHTAIREDASMNLVAIAQLEKRFQNLDLVFLESGGDNLAATFSPELVDLTIYVIDVAAGDKIPRKGGPGITKSDLLVINKIDLAPLVGADLSIMERDAKKMRPDKPFVFTNLKTQQGLAIVRDFIKLHLGT; encoded by the coding sequence ATGAGTAAGTTACGAGTGGGTATAGCTGGACCTGTGGGATCGGGGAAAACGGCGCTATTAGACGCATTATGTAAAAGTTTGCGCGATGAGTATCAAATTGCGGTAGTCACGAACGATATATATACTCAGGAAGACGCGCAATTTTTAGTGAGATCCGAAGCTTTGTCAGGCGATCGCATTCTGGGAGTAGAAACGGGAGGTTGTCCCCACACGGCAATCCGCGAAGATGCTTCCATGAATCTTGTGGCGATCGCGCAACTGGAAAAGCGTTTCCAAAACTTAGATTTAGTCTTCCTCGAAAGCGGTGGAGACAACCTCGCAGCCACATTTTCGCCCGAATTAGTCGATTTAACCATTTATGTCATCGATGTCGCCGCAGGCGATAAAATCCCCCGCAAAGGCGGTCCAGGGATTACCAAATCCGACTTACTGGTAATCAATAAAATTGACCTCGCCCCTCTCGTCGGCGCAGATTTAAGCATTATGGAACGAGATGCCAAAAAAATGCGCCCAGACAAACCCTTTGTGTTCACTAATTTGAAAACTCAACAAGGATTAGCGATCGTCCGAGACTTTATAAAACTTCATCTAGGAACTTAG
- the urtC gene encoding urea ABC transporter permease subunit UrtC has product MKYKKKQNLLVEAAIVAAIALLLALLMPALLPAFRLKLLGRFLALAIVALGIDLIWGYTGLLSLGHGIFFALGGYALAMHINLQPEGQLPEFFTLYGVNELPGFWQPFYSFPFTLIALIVIPGIVAGLLGYLVFRNRIKGVYFSILTQAALLVFFNFFNGQQKLINGTNGLKTDTETIFGVLAGSDGAQIAFYEVTILSLIAVYALCRWLTSGRFGRLLVAIRDDETRVRFSGYDPTGFKVLVFAISGAIAGISGALYTVQTGIITPNAMEVAFSIEMVIWVAVGGRATLVGAILGAVLVNFARTLLSEQFPEVWLFFQGALFLIVVTVLPEGIVGWLREIGWGKMRSLLGMEKRLITYPSIEENPEVQREREEIGS; this is encoded by the coding sequence ATGAAGTATAAAAAGAAACAAAATCTACTGGTAGAAGCGGCAATAGTTGCAGCGATCGCGCTTTTGCTAGCTTTATTAATGCCAGCATTGCTGCCAGCTTTTCGCCTCAAATTGTTGGGTAGATTTTTAGCTTTAGCAATTGTTGCTCTCGGAATTGATTTAATTTGGGGTTATACGGGCTTATTAAGTTTAGGACATGGAATCTTTTTTGCCCTAGGTGGTTATGCTTTGGCAATGCACATTAATTTGCAACCTGAAGGACAACTGCCGGAATTTTTTACGCTTTATGGTGTTAATGAATTGCCTGGGTTTTGGCAACCTTTTTACTCGTTTCCCTTTACTTTAATTGCCCTGATTGTTATTCCGGGAATTGTCGCCGGATTGCTAGGTTATTTGGTATTTCGTAATCGCATTAAAGGGGTTTATTTTTCGATTTTAACCCAAGCGGCTTTATTAGTTTTCTTTAATTTCTTTAACGGACAACAGAAGTTAATTAATGGCACAAATGGTCTGAAAACTGATACCGAAACTATTTTTGGCGTGCTTGCAGGTTCCGATGGGGCGCAAATAGCTTTTTATGAAGTGACGATTTTGTCATTAATTGCAGTTTATGCCCTTTGTCGTTGGTTGACAAGCGGACGTTTTGGGCGTTTATTAGTGGCAATTCGTGATGATGAAACCAGGGTGCGTTTTTCCGGTTACGATCCCACGGGATTCAAAGTATTAGTATTTGCAATTTCGGGCGCGATCGCCGGAATTTCGGGGGCGCTTTATACGGTGCAAACGGGCATTATTACGCCGAATGCAATGGAAGTGGCTTTTTCAATCGAAATGGTGATTTGGGTGGCTGTAGGAGGCAGAGCAACGTTAGTAGGAGCAATTTTAGGAGCGGTATTAGTTAATTTTGCCCGGACTTTGTTAAGCGAACAATTTCCCGAAGTTTGGTTATTTTTCCAAGGTGCGCTATTTTTAATTGTCGTGACAGTGCTTCCAGAGGGAATCGTTGGCTGGTTGCGTGAAATAGGTTGGGGGAAAATGCGATCGTTACTGGGAATGGAGAAAAGACTTATTACTTATCCTAGTATTGAGGAAAACCCGGAAGTACAGCGAGAAAGAGAAGAAATTGGTTCCTAA
- a CDS encoding peptidoglycan-binding domain-containing protein encodes MKTQPVSNFLASLIVSLGLSNFPLLAPNTLAFVVPSQSENQTNLQLAQVNYSRCTSGPNRGSYCFRRGNRGPLIYELIEDLRRAGYYNVGNDSYYGPVAERAVRDFQRDVGLTPDGIAGPQTRNLLKDSRYWRDRDGQV; translated from the coding sequence ATGAAAACACAACCAGTTAGCAATTTCTTAGCTAGTTTGATAGTTAGTTTAGGGCTGAGTAACTTTCCCCTCCTAGCCCCAAATACACTTGCTTTTGTCGTTCCCTCTCAATCGGAAAACCAAACCAATCTCCAACTAGCCCAAGTCAACTATTCCCGATGTACTAGCGGACCCAACCGTGGTAGTTATTGCTTTCGACGTGGTAACAGAGGTCCATTAATTTACGAATTAATCGAAGACTTACGACGTGCCGGTTATTACAACGTCGGTAACGATAGTTATTATGGTCCTGTCGCAGAAAGAGCAGTACGTGATTTTCAACGAGATGTTGGCTTAACTCCCGATGGAATTGCCGGTCCGCAAACGAGAAATTTACTCAAAGATTCTCGGTATTGGAGAGATCGCGACGGTCAAGTTTAG
- the urtA gene encoding urea ABC transporter substrate-binding protein: MPGQLGRRKFLIYGSAAFGTSLLLKACSDSETTEPTAAGQDEEGPTAASSGDTIKVGILHSLSGTMAISETTVVDAEKLAIEQINEAGGVLGKQIEMVVEDGASDWPTFAEKATKLIDQDNVVTVFGCWTSASRKAVLPVFESKDHLLWYPVQYEGQECSKNIFYTGAAPNQQIEPAVTWLMENKGTQFFLVGSDYVFPRTANTIIKEQVKAEGGEIVGEDYLPLGNTEVTAIITKIKTALPDGGVIFNTLNGDSNVAFFKQMQGAGLGPDKYPVMSVSIAEEEVKQIGVEYLKDHYAAWNYFQTIDTPKNEEFVQNFKAKYGEDRVTNDPMESAYNMIYLWKQAVEKAGTADDLNKVRQAAIGQSFDAPQGTVTMQPNHHISQTVRIGQVRDDGLFDIVWATDGPIDPIPWNQYVPETKGYACDWTDPNKGGKYKVEES; this comes from the coding sequence ATGCCAGGACAATTAGGCAGACGGAAATTTTTAATTTACGGTTCCGCAGCCTTTGGAACTAGCCTGTTACTGAAAGCTTGTTCGGATAGCGAAACCACAGAACCGACCGCAGCAGGTCAAGATGAAGAAGGCCCCACAGCAGCTAGTAGCGGAGACACGATCAAAGTAGGTATTTTGCACTCCCTAAGTGGGACAATGGCAATCAGCGAAACCACCGTAGTCGATGCCGAAAAATTAGCGATCGAGCAAATTAACGAAGCTGGCGGTGTACTCGGTAAGCAAATCGAGATGGTTGTCGAAGATGGCGCTTCAGATTGGCCCACATTTGCAGAAAAAGCAACCAAACTGATCGACCAAGATAACGTCGTTACTGTTTTCGGTTGTTGGACTTCAGCGAGTAGAAAAGCAGTTCTACCTGTATTTGAATCCAAAGATCACTTGCTTTGGTATCCCGTCCAATACGAAGGTCAAGAATGTTCTAAAAATATTTTCTACACTGGCGCAGCACCAAACCAACAAATTGAGCCTGCGGTTACGTGGTTGATGGAAAATAAAGGCACCCAGTTCTTTTTAGTCGGTTCGGACTACGTTTTCCCTCGCACAGCTAACACAATTATTAAAGAACAAGTCAAGGCTGAAGGTGGCGAAATTGTCGGCGAAGATTACTTGCCACTTGGTAATACCGAAGTTACGGCAATTATCACCAAAATTAAAACAGCTTTACCTGATGGCGGTGTAATCTTTAATACCCTCAACGGCGACAGCAACGTTGCTTTCTTTAAACAAATGCAAGGTGCGGGACTCGGACCTGACAAATATCCTGTAATGTCAGTTAGTATCGCCGAAGAAGAAGTTAAGCAAATTGGTGTCGAATACCTGAAAGATCACTATGCAGCTTGGAATTATTTCCAAACGATTGATACTCCCAAAAACGAAGAATTTGTCCAGAATTTTAAAGCTAAGTACGGCGAAGATCGGGTAACTAACGACCCGATGGAATCTGCTTACAACATGATTTATTTGTGGAAGCAGGCGGTAGAAAAAGCGGGAACGGCTGATGACTTAAATAAGGTACGTCAAGCAGCTATTGGTCAAAGTTTTGATGCTCCCCAAGGTACAGTAACAATGCAACCGAACCATCATATTTCTCAAACTGTCAGAATTGGTCAAGTTCGTGATGATGGTTTATTTGATATTGTTTGGGCTACTGATGGTCCGATAGATCCAATTCCTTGGAATCAATACGTGCCAGAAACAAAAGGCTATGCCTGTGACTGGACTGACCCGAATAAGGGTGGTAAATACAAGGTTGAAGAAAGTTAA